The following proteins are co-located in the Roseiconus lacunae genome:
- a CDS encoding anti-sigma factor family protein, whose protein sequence is MNCDQFEERLNQLLDQRSDVTADVPLQEHAGRCDHCQASYRLWSTFAETSCKNTDHELELAASVSQQSTPRSRLATYGLAAAVLIAAGLQFATLLTGNGQPVASVAPVDGTKVRLTDPGSEITPGGADASIDPEMVEQVTLSPVWVGGESWWTFVEDGVFVESTKPAFESVRVGVEPLSRSMKRAFAILMFPSSGAVDSATQEQTPVTFREQTSMEFSTTLDQMV, encoded by the coding sequence ATGAACTGTGACCAGTTTGAAGAACGACTCAATCAACTGTTGGATCAGCGATCCGATGTGACCGCCGACGTGCCGCTGCAGGAGCATGCCGGACGCTGTGATCATTGCCAAGCCTCCTATCGGCTTTGGAGCACGTTTGCCGAAACGTCTTGCAAAAATACGGACCACGAATTGGAACTTGCTGCGTCGGTATCGCAACAATCCACACCCCGCTCCCGTCTGGCAACCTATGGTTTGGCGGCCGCGGTGTTGATTGCGGCCGGGTTGCAGTTTGCGACGCTGTTGACCGGCAACGGTCAACCGGTTGCCTCGGTCGCGCCCGTGGACGGAACGAAAGTGCGGCTGACAGATCCGGGATCTGAAATTACGCCCGGCGGGGCGGACGCGAGTATCGATCCGGAGATGGTCGAGCAGGTCACCCTTTCGCCGGTTTGGGTAGGAGGCGAATCGTGGTGGACTTTTGTCGAAGACGGCGTGTTTGTTGAGAGCACGAAGCCGGCGTTTGAGTCCGTCCGAGTCGGTGTCGAGCCACTCAGTCGATCGATGAAACGCGCCTTCGCGATTCTGATGTTCCCTTCGTCGGGCGCGGTGGATTCGGCAACCCAGGAACAGACTCCGGTGACATTCCGTGAGCAAACTTCGATGGAGTTTTCTACGACGCTTGACCAAATGGTTTAA
- a CDS encoding RNA polymerase sigma factor, which yields MDDPSNLSTATLAEQVINDDATAFAVLMKRYHTFVYGICFAILKHRQDAEDATQETFSRVLRYLHRWDPRRPFEPWLATVAGNRSRTHLARRRSHSPLSDSIEPQSTAMTEALAASAIAEEIRLALRALPTRQRTAFELFHDCELSYDEIARQMDCPVGTAKTLVHRARKQMVSALRDRDVLQSSQRRAS from the coding sequence GTGGACGATCCATCCAATCTCTCGACCGCAACATTGGCGGAACAGGTCATCAACGATGATGCTACCGCGTTCGCCGTGCTGATGAAGCGATACCATACATTCGTGTACGGAATATGCTTCGCCATTTTGAAGCATCGCCAGGATGCCGAGGATGCGACCCAAGAAACGTTCAGCCGCGTGCTTCGTTACCTCCATCGCTGGGATCCGCGCCGACCTTTTGAACCTTGGTTAGCCACGGTGGCTGGCAACCGCTCCCGCACCCATCTGGCTCGGCGACGGTCGCATTCTCCGCTCAGTGATTCGATCGAACCTCAATCGACGGCAATGACAGAGGCTTTAGCAGCTTCCGCGATCGCCGAAGAGATTCGCTTGGCGTTGAGGGCTCTGCCAACCCGCCAACGGACCGCGTTTGAGTTGTTTCACGATTGTGAATTGTCTTACGACGAAATCGCTCGTCAAATGGACTGTCCGGTTGGGACGGCAAAGACCTTGGTCCATCGAGCCCGCAAACAGATGGTCAGTGCACTGCGTGACCGAGATGTGCTGCAATCCAGTCAGCGGAGGGCTTCGTAA
- a CDS encoding FHA domain-containing protein, giving the protein MQVKLKVMTGSHEGVEIPVNGEKFLIGRSESCQLRPKSDSISRKHCIIVIRDGRVLIQDLKSRNGTYVNEKRLPSDRAKILSAGDHIKLGKLEFEIVVEHGLKGAKKPEVTDVGDAAARMVQESDSRFEEVDVNGWLDEADQIDRVRKLSDPDTRQFRLDDLKKAEEAESSASVEQESSDSTDLSVNDSSLVERLRQQKKQKKGKLPEGLKKAMTESSKAAADDALKRFFSGR; this is encoded by the coding sequence ATGCAAGTGAAGCTCAAGGTCATGACGGGAAGTCACGAAGGAGTTGAGATCCCGGTCAACGGCGAGAAATTCCTGATTGGACGGAGCGAATCGTGTCAGCTGCGGCCGAAAAGTGATTCGATCAGCCGTAAGCACTGCATCATCGTGATCCGCGACGGGCGGGTGTTGATCCAAGACTTGAAAAGTCGCAACGGGACCTACGTCAACGAAAAACGGCTTCCCAGTGACCGGGCGAAGATCCTTTCCGCCGGCGATCACATCAAACTCGGCAAACTGGAATTCGAGATCGTCGTCGAACACGGCTTGAAAGGTGCGAAGAAACCCGAAGTCACCGACGTGGGTGATGCCGCCGCACGAATGGTCCAAGAATCCGATAGCCGATTCGAAGAGGTCGACGTCAACGGCTGGTTGGACGAAGCCGATCAGATCGACCGCGTGCGAAAACTTTCCGATCCAGATACGCGGCAATTCCGCCTCGACGACCTGAAGAAAGCCGAGGAGGCAGAGTCATCCGCATCGGTCGAGCAAGAGTCCAGCGACAGCACGGATCTTTCCGTCAACGACAGTTCCTTGGTTGAACGTCTGCGACAGCAGAAGAAGCAGAAGAAAGGCAAGCTACCCGAAGGTCTGAAAAAGGCGATGACGGAAAGCTCTAAGGCCGCCGCCGATGACGCACTCAAACGCTTCTTCAGCGGACGTTAA
- a CDS encoding lipoate--protein ligase family protein: protein MSEPQLIGRALTHWSGEGAWNMSVDEAILQSVSARAERGESCQAVLRFYSWNVPTLSLGYFQTYQAAIPRFADAAVVRRSTGGGAIVHDRELTYSLTVATPVGQRGARHDLYQGVHAVIVDVLKQFGVIARPYRLDRQRTFAEDAFLCFQRRTAEDLIVSGYKVVGSAQRRAKRAVLQHGSVLLRASGVAPELPGVTDLTSKPIDRSEFADMMKLRIGQLLGVEYAGSELNEAELAVTRRVQRDKYGSVDWLQRR from the coding sequence GTGAGTGAGCCGCAACTGATCGGCCGAGCCCTGACGCACTGGTCCGGCGAAGGGGCTTGGAACATGTCCGTTGACGAGGCGATTTTGCAATCCGTCTCGGCGCGAGCCGAACGCGGTGAGTCATGTCAGGCGGTGCTGCGGTTTTACAGTTGGAATGTACCGACGCTATCGCTGGGGTACTTTCAAACGTACCAGGCGGCGATACCTCGGTTTGCCGACGCGGCTGTCGTTCGGCGTAGTACCGGAGGTGGTGCGATCGTGCATGATCGAGAATTGACCTATAGCTTGACGGTGGCGACACCTGTCGGTCAGCGGGGGGCTCGTCACGATTTATACCAAGGTGTCCATGCGGTGATCGTCGACGTTTTGAAACAGTTCGGTGTCATCGCGCGGCCCTATCGGCTGGATCGCCAGCGAACATTTGCAGAAGACGCGTTCCTCTGTTTTCAGCGGAGGACGGCAGAGGATTTGATTGTCAGTGGCTACAAAGTGGTGGGGAGTGCACAGCGGCGGGCAAAGCGTGCGGTGCTGCAACACGGGAGCGTGCTTTTGCGTGCCAGTGGCGTTGCGCCGGAATTACCTGGCGTGACAGATCTCACGTCAAAGCCGATCGATCGGAGCGAGTTTGCCGACATGATGAAGCTGCGGATTGGACAATTGCTAGGAGTCGAATATGCGGGATCGGAATTGAACGAGGCGGAACTTGCGGTCACAAGGCGGGTTCAACGAGATAAGTACGGTTCCGTCGATTGGCTTCAGCGGCGTTAA
- the gcvPB gene encoding aminomethyl-transferring glycine dehydrogenase subunit GcvPB — MRNQQATKLIFEMSRPGRRAHHLPSLPESAEAISELLPADVLADEPPPLPEVAEGDVVRHFVNLSTLNMSVDTHFYPLGSCTMKYNPKRNERMASLAGIGDVHPLQRDGTVGGVLQMMYELQDMLGEISGLPGVSLQPAAGAHGELTALLVAAAYFNERGESQRTVVLTADSAHGTNPASAQMAGFSTKAVKSNADGLVDLEDLKSKLNDETAVFMLTNPNTLGLFDSQVGEIADLVHEAGGLIYLDGANMNAILGIARPGDFGADLMHFNPHKTFSGPHGGGGPGAGPICVRDFLADYLPGPVVVRDGDGYRCQAPSKSIGRVRSFFGNVGVLVRAYIYIRTYGKEGLRKVSEDAVLGANYLLSKVRHILDVPHGDRCMHEFVASAKRLKKDKHLTAMDIAKRLLDYGFHAPTVYFPLVVEEAVMVEPTETESKETLDAFAQALFRITEESGDLIDEAPHSTKISRPDDVAAARKPILKWSEGE, encoded by the coding sequence ATGCGAAATCAACAAGCAACCAAACTGATTTTTGAAATGAGCCGACCGGGGCGTCGCGCTCATCATTTACCGTCGCTGCCGGAATCGGCTGAAGCGATCAGCGAACTGTTGCCCGCCGATGTGCTGGCCGACGAGCCACCACCGTTACCGGAAGTTGCCGAAGGCGACGTCGTGCGGCACTTCGTGAACTTGTCGACTTTGAACATGAGCGTCGACACGCATTTTTATCCGCTGGGTTCCTGTACGATGAAGTACAACCCCAAACGCAACGAGCGGATGGCATCGTTGGCGGGTATCGGAGACGTCCATCCGTTGCAGCGTGACGGCACCGTCGGTGGTGTGCTGCAGATGATGTACGAACTGCAAGACATGTTGGGCGAGATCTCTGGTTTGCCAGGCGTTTCGCTGCAGCCCGCCGCGGGGGCTCACGGCGAACTGACGGCGCTGTTAGTCGCGGCCGCCTACTTTAATGAACGTGGTGAAAGCCAACGGACGGTGGTGCTCACGGCAGACTCCGCACACGGGACCAATCCGGCAAGTGCCCAAATGGCTGGTTTTTCAACCAAAGCCGTCAAAAGCAACGCCGATGGCTTGGTCGATCTGGAAGACCTCAAGAGCAAGCTTAACGACGAGACGGCCGTCTTCATGTTGACCAACCCGAACACGTTAGGGTTGTTCGATTCACAGGTAGGCGAAATCGCCGACTTGGTTCACGAAGCCGGCGGATTGATTTACCTTGACGGCGCGAACATGAACGCGATCTTGGGAATCGCGCGGCCGGGCGACTTCGGTGCTGACCTGATGCACTTCAATCCGCACAAGACGTTCTCCGGGCCCCACGGTGGTGGTGGTCCCGGTGCCGGACCGATTTGTGTTCGTGACTTCCTTGCCGACTACTTGCCCGGACCGGTCGTCGTTCGTGATGGCGACGGGTATCGTTGTCAGGCTCCGTCGAAATCGATCGGTCGGGTGCGCAGTTTCTTTGGCAACGTCGGTGTCCTGGTTCGTGCCTACATCTACATTCGTACGTACGGAAAAGAAGGCCTACGCAAGGTCAGTGAAGATGCCGTGTTGGGAGCGAATTACTTGCTCAGTAAAGTGCGGCATATCCTTGACGTTCCGCACGGCGATCGCTGCATGCATGAATTCGTTGCGTCGGCAAAGCGTTTAAAGAAAGACAAGCATCTGACGGCGATGGACATCGCCAAGCGTTTGTTGGATTACGGCTTCCATGCTCCTACGGTTTACTTCCCGTTGGTGGTCGAAGAAGCAGTGATGGTCGAGCCGACCGAGACCGAAAGCAAAGAAACGTTGGACGCGTTCGCACAGGCGTTGTTCCGGATTACCGAAGAAAGCGGTGACTTGATCGACGAAGCACCGCACTCGACCAAGATCAGCCGTCCCGATGATGTCGCAGCGGCTCGCAAGCCAATTCTGAAATGGAGTGAAGGTGAGTGA
- a CDS encoding vWA domain-containing protein: protein MKRHPVGGVIHAYQKYDPASFPPPTQEAPDLITPAFEQAMMYGEFRELSEEELARAVELDPSQIKGLGPSIDFLKQMLLERKRKILETYEAQSVQKKARKAFHSAAKQVRPPEDLVKTFREAINREQPYLLEALWYRGEDRGGTFSTDLLKVASRMADKHQLEELAGKYDFTGSESMSIPKALEIKEELEQIDELLKQLDEAAKTAKIGLIDMEKLNQFVPTEDMQQLEEMRRQVENIIREQAERQGLERGANGQFRLTPQAYKVFQGRLLERIFSELAPSRSGRHQGDVVGEGAVELQQTKPYEFGDSIANMDIPQTVINTLLRQGDQRPLRLHGDDIEIHKTRNHPKCATCVVMDMSGSMRYDGQYMNVKRMALALQGLIQTEYPGDFLRFIEMYTFAKMRAPGEVINLMPKPVTIHDPWVRLKVDMSDEHISETQIHQHFTNIQRSLQLARQNLAATDTPNRQIVLITDGLPTAHNEGEWLYMLYPPDPQTEQATMREAMLCSQEGITINIFLVPSWSQSEEDIRFASRLAKTTKGRVFFTSGNNLDRFVLWDYVQNRREIIS, encoded by the coding sequence ATGAAACGTCACCCCGTCGGCGGAGTCATCCATGCCTATCAAAAATATGACCCGGCAAGCTTTCCGCCCCCGACTCAAGAAGCACCCGATTTAATCACGCCAGCTTTTGAGCAGGCGATGATGTATGGCGAGTTCCGTGAACTGAGCGAAGAAGAACTCGCGCGCGCCGTCGAGTTGGACCCCAGCCAGATCAAGGGATTGGGGCCGAGCATCGATTTCCTCAAGCAAATGTTGCTCGAGCGAAAACGCAAAATTCTAGAAACCTACGAAGCGCAAAGCGTTCAGAAAAAGGCTCGGAAAGCGTTCCATTCGGCGGCCAAGCAAGTCCGCCCACCCGAGGATCTGGTCAAGACGTTTCGAGAAGCGATCAATCGAGAGCAGCCGTATCTGTTGGAAGCGCTGTGGTATCGCGGTGAAGATCGCGGCGGAACGTTTTCGACTGATTTGCTGAAAGTCGCATCGCGGATGGCGGACAAACATCAACTTGAGGAGTTGGCTGGCAAGTACGACTTTACCGGCAGTGAGTCGATGTCGATTCCAAAGGCACTCGAGATCAAAGAAGAACTTGAGCAGATCGACGAACTGCTCAAGCAACTCGACGAAGCGGCGAAGACTGCAAAGATCGGTCTGATCGATATGGAGAAGCTGAATCAATTCGTCCCGACCGAGGACATGCAGCAACTCGAAGAGATGCGCCGGCAGGTTGAAAATATCATCCGCGAGCAGGCCGAGCGACAAGGATTGGAGCGAGGGGCGAACGGTCAATTTAGATTAACGCCACAAGCGTATAAGGTTTTCCAAGGACGATTGCTTGAACGCATTTTTAGTGAATTGGCCCCGTCACGCTCGGGACGTCATCAAGGCGACGTGGTCGGCGAAGGTGCCGTCGAATTGCAGCAAACCAAGCCGTATGAGTTTGGCGATTCGATCGCTAACATGGATATCCCGCAGACAGTCATCAATACCTTGTTGCGACAAGGTGACCAGCGACCGCTGCGTCTGCATGGCGATGACATCGAAATTCATAAAACACGCAATCACCCCAAGTGTGCCACGTGTGTCGTGATGGACATGAGTGGTTCGATGCGCTACGACGGTCAGTACATGAACGTCAAGCGAATGGCGCTTGCTCTGCAGGGACTGATCCAGACAGAGTATCCCGGTGACTTTTTGCGTTTCATCGAGATGTACACGTTCGCCAAAATGCGTGCCCCCGGCGAAGTGATCAACTTGATGCCCAAGCCCGTGACGATCCATGACCCATGGGTTCGGCTGAAGGTCGACATGAGCGATGAACACATCAGTGAAACGCAAATCCATCAACACTTCACGAATATCCAGCGGTCACTGCAACTCGCTCGGCAGAATTTGGCAGCTACCGATACGCCGAATCGTCAAATCGTGCTGATCACCGATGGCTTACCGACGGCTCATAACGAAGGCGAGTGGCTGTACATGCTTTATCCGCCTGATCCGCAAACGGAGCAAGCGACGATGCGCGAAGCGATGTTGTGCAGCCAAGAAGGGATCACAATCAATATCTTTTTGGTTCCCAGTTGGTCGCAAAGTGAAGAAGACATTCGCTTCGCTAGCCGGTTGGCTAAGACGACGAAGGGACGTGTCTTTTTTACCAGCGGTAATAACTTGGATCGATTTGTCCTTTGGGACTACGTCCAGAACCGTCGCGAAATCATCTCGTAG
- a CDS encoding magnesium chelatase, which translates to MNTATIETRPTTLRKLIDSGWESKSVKHEMRDNFMRTLAFGEELFPGIVGYDDTVIPEINLAILACHDMLFLGEKGQAKSRIMRLLTRFLDEWVPYIDHPDLTVHEDPLAPVTSLGRRLVAEHEPEDLKIAWWHRDERYAERLSPGTKFADIIGEIDPAKLTGGVSMSAEEALSFGLIPRMHRGIFAMNELPELDDLVQVGLFNILEERDVQIRGYPIRFDLDIVILFSANPSTYNRSGKVIPQLKDRIGTIIQTHYPSERDQGIEILRQEVGDDLGGGYPVEVPYFMYQLIEEITNQARRSKFIDQASGVSARFSLANFRTMVASARQRAILHGEKPAVPRVSDLGHLYASSLGKLELDLMGTHQMSERQVLDAVVAKAIEVVFDEYVQEHGLAEIAEIFRSGVRVEVGDLLPSREYAERLKSVPPAWKLAFQVNAAESDAVRASCVEFVLAGLYSADRISRAQRHGKIEYEI; encoded by the coding sequence ATGAATACGGCGACGATTGAGACCCGTCCGACAACACTCCGTAAGTTGATTGACAGCGGATGGGAGTCCAAATCCGTCAAACACGAGATGCGTGACAATTTCATGCGGACTCTGGCGTTCGGAGAGGAACTGTTTCCGGGAATCGTCGGATACGATGACACAGTGATTCCGGAAATCAATCTGGCGATCCTGGCCTGTCATGACATGTTATTTCTCGGCGAAAAGGGTCAAGCAAAAAGTCGCATCATGCGATTGTTGACTCGGTTTTTGGACGAGTGGGTTCCGTACATCGATCATCCGGATTTGACGGTGCATGAAGATCCCCTCGCGCCGGTGACTTCACTGGGGCGCCGGTTGGTCGCCGAGCATGAACCGGAAGATCTTAAGATTGCGTGGTGGCATCGTGACGAACGGTATGCCGAGCGACTTTCACCGGGAACGAAATTCGCAGACATCATCGGTGAAATCGATCCGGCGAAATTGACCGGTGGAGTGAGCATGAGCGCCGAGGAGGCGCTTTCGTTTGGCCTGATCCCGCGGATGCATCGCGGCATCTTTGCGATGAACGAGCTGCCCGAATTGGACGACCTCGTTCAGGTCGGGTTGTTTAACATCCTTGAAGAACGCGACGTTCAGATCCGTGGCTATCCGATCCGGTTTGATTTAGACATCGTCATTCTGTTTTCGGCTAACCCGTCGACGTACAACCGCAGTGGAAAAGTCATCCCGCAGTTGAAAGATCGAATCGGTACGATCATTCAAACGCACTATCCGAGCGAACGAGACCAAGGAATCGAAATCCTGCGTCAAGAAGTCGGAGATGACCTGGGCGGTGGTTATCCGGTCGAAGTGCCGTACTTTATGTATCAACTGATCGAAGAGATCACCAATCAGGCTCGGCGAAGTAAGTTTATCGATCAGGCATCCGGGGTTTCCGCTCGGTTCTCACTCGCAAACTTTCGCACGATGGTGGCCTCGGCTCGTCAACGAGCGATCTTGCATGGTGAAAAGCCTGCCGTCCCACGGGTCAGTGACCTCGGACACTTGTACGCAAGTTCGCTCGGCAAACTCGAATTGGATTTGATGGGCACGCATCAAATGAGCGAACGCCAAGTGCTCGATGCCGTCGTCGCAAAAGCGATTGAGGTTGTCTTCGACGAATACGTTCAAGAACACGGGTTGGCCGAAATCGCCGAAATCTTTCGAAGCGGGGTGCGCGTCGAAGTCGGTGACTTATTGCCCAGCCGTGAATATGCCGAACGGTTGAAAAGTGTTCCGCCGGCTTGGAAGTTAGCGTTTCAAGTCAACGCGGCTGAAAGCGACGCGGTGCGAGCGAGCTGTGTCGAATTTGTCCTTGCCGGTCTGTATAGCGCCGATCGCATCAGTCGAGCCCAACGGCATGGAAAGATCGAATACGAGATTTAA
- a CDS encoding alpha/beta hydrolase yields MRTQTFSAKARIAIGAILCAAMVGAVRVRADQRVILKSGLALEGFLVDVASLNESGFSAGGAQSQSRPILLVDDGLRRVYVHRRGMVAGEPQDVRGVERTIEFKQLSPVSGDPIQAIGDILSVSEFNEYARRRIAIRSHDGPVEIVQGITELNARYAKIEALKSKPAYDWDMRVSTRSIRPETFQKIFRQRIDQNDLDARLMVVRFFMESERYRAAEEELTRAIRDFPELEDMKSQLSALLVFQGERLLDEAERRADAGQPQFARQIFSGFPMESVGRTMRERVKIAIEEIDATDQQASDLIQSLRYDIEQLGEPDPAIERIYKEIEQGLSGATLARLSDYVRLKDSKTTPTENRVALAIAGWMMGPGSGETNLVVVSSLVTVRDLVAEYLRSANLVRRQEILEQLKGIEGAQIEYVAKLIEYLGPVKPWPEGAADETIDGMYRLGSLAGETETRTIEEHPDYIIQLPPEYDPLREYPCLLVLPPPNAHPELELTWWAGDFNQAMGSRTGHAMRNGYIVVSPRWGRPTQRLYEYTPREHDNVLSSLRHAMRRASIDADRVFITGHGEGATAAWDIALSHPDLWAGLVCVNAEPSKTIGHYHDNARHVPMYLVMGNASGPGAPLVRLGAILDRHMHVRNDVTVVMYRGRGREDFYEETPELFKWLNVPTHVRKPIPRDFEAVTMRQGDQFFWWLELGPLKPLVDTNPILWDQEERIRAGEISGRIGGNNSVSFNGPSDTYELWLRPDIGLDLSKPVVIRARSTPQYFEFDGELETILEDVRRRADRKRPFWASVRVPS; encoded by the coding sequence ATGCGAACGCAGACGTTTTCTGCAAAAGCCCGGATCGCAATCGGTGCGATTCTTTGTGCCGCGATGGTCGGTGCCGTTCGCGTTCGCGCCGATCAGCGTGTGATTCTTAAGAGCGGTCTTGCACTTGAGGGGTTCTTAGTTGATGTCGCGTCGCTGAATGAAAGTGGATTTAGCGCCGGCGGGGCACAAAGTCAGTCGCGGCCGATCCTGTTAGTTGATGACGGACTGCGTCGTGTTTATGTCCATCGCCGTGGTATGGTCGCAGGAGAGCCGCAAGACGTTCGCGGGGTCGAACGGACGATTGAATTCAAACAGCTTTCGCCGGTCAGTGGCGATCCGATACAAGCGATCGGCGATATCCTTTCGGTTTCTGAATTCAATGAATACGCCCGGCGACGGATCGCAATCCGTAGCCACGATGGGCCGGTCGAGATCGTTCAAGGGATCACCGAGTTGAATGCTCGGTACGCGAAAATTGAAGCTCTTAAAAGCAAACCTGCTTACGATTGGGACATGCGAGTTTCGACTCGATCGATCCGGCCCGAGACATTTCAAAAAATCTTTCGCCAGCGTATCGATCAAAACGACCTCGACGCACGCCTGATGGTGGTGCGTTTCTTTATGGAATCGGAACGTTACCGCGCTGCCGAGGAAGAATTGACCCGTGCGATTCGAGACTTCCCCGAACTCGAAGACATGAAGTCGCAATTGAGCGCACTGTTGGTCTTTCAAGGCGAACGATTGTTGGACGAAGCCGAACGGCGAGCCGATGCCGGTCAGCCTCAATTCGCACGTCAGATCTTTTCCGGGTTTCCCATGGAATCCGTCGGAAGGACGATGCGTGAACGAGTCAAGATCGCGATCGAGGAAATCGATGCGACCGACCAGCAAGCCAGTGATCTTATTCAATCGTTGCGCTATGACATCGAACAACTCGGAGAGCCTGATCCGGCGATCGAGCGAATTTACAAAGAAATCGAGCAAGGACTCTCCGGGGCGACGTTAGCGCGATTAAGCGATTACGTCCGACTGAAGGATTCAAAAACAACGCCGACAGAAAACCGTGTCGCGCTCGCGATCGCCGGGTGGATGATGGGCCCCGGTTCCGGCGAAACAAACTTGGTCGTGGTCAGTTCGCTAGTGACGGTTCGAGATCTAGTCGCCGAATATCTTCGGTCGGCAAATCTGGTCCGTCGCCAAGAAATTTTGGAGCAACTCAAGGGAATCGAAGGGGCGCAAATCGAATACGTTGCGAAGTTGATTGAATACTTGGGCCCGGTGAAACCATGGCCAGAAGGGGCGGCCGATGAAACCATTGATGGTATGTATCGCCTCGGATCGCTCGCCGGTGAAACAGAAACGCGGACGATTGAAGAGCATCCCGATTACATCATTCAATTGCCGCCCGAATATGACCCGCTTCGAGAGTACCCTTGCTTGCTGGTGTTGCCGCCGCCAAATGCGCATCCGGAACTCGAATTGACTTGGTGGGCTGGCGACTTCAACCAGGCGATGGGAAGTCGCACGGGACACGCAATGCGGAACGGTTACATTGTGGTGTCGCCTCGCTGGGGACGTCCGACACAGCGGCTCTACGAATACACCCCGCGTGAACACGACAACGTTCTGTCGTCGCTTCGGCACGCGATGCGACGCGCCTCGATCGATGCCGACCGTGTTTTCATTACCGGGCATGGCGAAGGCGCGACAGCGGCTTGGGACATCGCATTGTCACATCCTGACTTGTGGGCAGGCCTGGTTTGCGTGAATGCCGAGCCGTCAAAAACGATCGGTCACTACCACGACAACGCACGCCATGTTCCCATGTATTTGGTGATGGGAAACGCGTCCGGCCCCGGCGCACCGCTGGTTCGCTTGGGAGCGATCCTTGATCGTCATATGCACGTCCGCAACGATGTCACGGTGGTGATGTATCGAGGGCGCGGGCGAGAGGATTTTTACGAAGAGACGCCGGAGTTGTTTAAATGGCTGAACGTTCCGACGCACGTGCGCAAGCCCATCCCGCGTGATTTTGAGGCGGTGACGATGCGACAGGGAGACCAGTTCTTTTGGTGGTTGGAATTGGGCCCGCTAAAGCCGTTGGTCGACACAAACCCGATCCTCTGGGATCAGGAAGAGCGGATCCGGGCAGGCGAAATCAGTGGTCGAATCGGTGGCAATAATTCGGTGTCGTTCAACGGACCGAGCGACACTTATGAATTGTGGTTGAGACCGGATATCGGCTTAGATCTAAGTAAGCCTGTCGTGATTCGTGCTCGCAGCACTCCGCAGTACTTCGAATTTGATGGGGAATTGGAAACAATTCTGGAAGACGTCCGCCGCCGAGCGGATCGGAAACGCCCCTTCTGGGCGAGTGTCCGAGTGCCATCTTAA